The following proteins are co-located in the Ailuropoda melanoleuca isolate Jingjing chromosome 13, ASM200744v2, whole genome shotgun sequence genome:
- the EMILIN3 gene encoding EMILIN-3, producing the protein MPFPLCRALCAYVVHRNVTCILQEGADSYVKAEYRQCGWGPKCPGTVTYRTVLRPRYKVGYKTVTDLAWRCCPGLTGQGCPEHLTDHGATPVQPEPEPQIPSGQLGPGPGLPSSSRAAPSPYGRKGPGLFGERLERLEGDVQRLAQAYGTLSGMVASHEDPNRITGSPRAPATPVGFGVISEGFVKPRDRAGGPLTPPLDEILSKVTEVSNTLRTKMQLLDEVHGLALGHEAHLQRLREARPSPLTSLALLDEYVDRRLHRLWGSLLDGFEQKLQGVQSTCDLRVQEMRQQCEEGQAASQRLHQSLDGRELALRRELSQLGTRLQGLSVAGGSSCCSRLALIGARLDNLERNLQAVTEAQRGHGPLTRDELERLSAAMLNGGVDGLLEGLETLNGTEGGARGCCLGMEEGGWEAGSFRSTLEERVQSLEERLVTLAGELSHDSAPPARSARPQVQTELAVLEQRLVSLETSCTLSTTSAVLDNLAAEVKAWQSRSEALLRQVAGHAALLRQLNGTVAEVQEQLAEATGSSLQGEITLLKVNLNSVSKSLTGLSDSVSQYSDAFLAANSSLDERERKVEAEVHAVQEQVSSQGSRLQAGHRQVLSLRGELERLKAGVANMAGGLSRCQDTAQELQHVVGHFDRRVAQVESACERLGRLAAGLDRLPTESLGPTEGLRGYVDQLNRTLAQHAQDIARLRDDLLDCRAQLAEQARPQPAD; encoded by the exons ATGCCGTTCCCCCTTTGCAGGGCCCTCTGCGCCTACGTGGTGCACAGGAACGTGACCTGTATCCTACAGGAGGGAGCAGACAGCTACGTGAAGGCCGAGTACCGACAGTGTGGATGGGGGCCCAAGTGCCCCGGGACAGTCAC GTACCGCACAGTGCTCAGACCCAGATACAAGGTCGGCTACAAGACAGTGACGGACCTCGCCTGGCGGTGCTGCCCTGGCCTCACTGGACAAGGCTGCCCTGAGCACCTGACCGACCACGGGGCCACCCCAGTCCAGCCAGAGCCTGAGCCCCAGATACCCTCAGGGCAGCTGGGTCCAGGGCCCGGGCTCCCTTCTTCTAGCAGAGCGGCCCCCAGTCCCTATG gaAGGAAAGGCCCGGGGCTGTTCGGTGAGCGGCTGGAACGCCTGGAGGGTGATGTCCAGCGCCTGGCACAAGCATATGGTACCCTCAGTGGCATGGTGGCCAGCCATGAGGACCCCAACAGGATAACTGGTAGTCCAAGGGCTCCTGCCACCCCTGTGGGCTTCGGGGTCATCTCGGAGGGGTTCGTGAAGCCCAGAGACAGAGCCGGAGGGCCGCTCACACCTCCCCTTGACGAGATCTTGAGCAAGGTGACAGAGGTGAGCAACACGCTGCGGACCAAGATGCAGCTGCTGGACGAGGTGCACGGGCTGGCCCTCGGCCACGAGGCTCACCTGCAGAGGCTGCGGGAGGCCCGTCCGTCTCCGCTCACCTCGCTGGCACTGCTGGACGAGTACGTGGACCGACGGCTGCACCGGCTCTGGGGGAGCCTCCTGGACGGCTTCGAGCAGAAGCTGCAAGGCGTCCAGAGTACCTGCGACCTGCGGGTGCAGGAGATGCGGCAGCAGTGTGAGGAGGGCCAGGCGGCCAGCCAGCGGCTGCACCAGAGCCTGGACGGTCGGGAGCTGGCCCTGCGCCGGGAGCTGTCGCAGCTCGGCACCAGGCTGCAGGGTCTGAGCGTGGCTGGCGGGAGCAGCTGCTGCAGCCGCTTGGCCTTGATCGGCGCCCGCCTGGACAACCTCGAGAGGAACCTACAGGCAGTCACCGAGGCCCAGAGGGGCCATGGGCCCCTCACCAGGGATGAGCTTGAGCGGCTCTCCGCTGCCATGCTCAACGGGGGTGTGGACGGGCTCCTGGAGGGCCTGGAGACGCTCAACGGGACGGAGGGTGGAGCGAGAGGCTGCTgcctggggatggaggagggggggtgggaggcGGGTAGCTTCAGGAGCACACTGGAGGAGCGAGTGCAGAGCCTAGAGGAGCGCCTGGTGACCCTGGCAGGCGAGCTAAGCCACGACAGCGCCCCGCCGGCCAGGTCGGCCCGGCCCCAGGTGCAGACGGAGCTGGCGGTGTTGGAACAACGGCTGGTCTCACTGGAGACCTCGTGCACCCTCAGCACCACCTCAGCCGTCCTGGACAACCTTGCGGCAGAGGTGAAGGCCTGGCAGAGCCGGAGCGAGGCCCTCCTCCGCCAGGTGGCCGGCCATGCCGCCCTGCTCCGGCAGCTCAATGGCACTGTGGCCGAGGTCCAGGAGCAGCTGGCAGAAGCGACGGGCAGCTCACTTCAAGGCGAGATCACCCTGCTCAAGGTCAATCTGAACTCCGTGAGCAAGTCACTCACGGGCCTCAGCGACTCCGTCAGCCAGTACTCTGATGCCTTCTTGGCCGCCAACTCGTCCCTGGACGAGCGCGAACGCAAGGTGGAGGCCGAGGTTCACGCCGTCCAGGAACAGGTCAGCAGCCAAGGCTCTCGGCTTCAGGCTGGCCACAGGCAGGTCCTGAGCCTGAGAGGGGAGCTGGAGCGACTCAAGGCCGGTGTGGCCAACATGGCCGGCGGGCTGAGCCGCTGCCAGGACACAGCCCAGGAACTGCAGCACGTGGTGGGCCACTTCGACCGGAGGGTGGCTCAAGTGGAGAGTGCATGTGAGAGGCTGGGCCGACTGGCCGCGGGCCTGGACCGCTTGCCCACCGAGTCGCTCGGGCCCACAGAGGGGCTGAGGGGCTATGTCGACCAGCTAAATCGCACGCTGGCTCAGCACGCACAGGACATTGCCCGCCTCCGGGACGACCTCCTGGATTGCCGGGCCCAGCTGGCCGAGCAGGCGCGGCCCCAGCCAGCAGATTAG